AGAGGTCTACCATGGCCGCCCGGAAGTGGTTACACGCGCTGCCGGCCATTCGCCGAAAAGGTACGCGCCATGAATCACCCAGCCCTCACACTTCGCAACAACGAGGTGTCCGCATGAGCATCGCTCAGATCAGCCTGCCCAAAGGGGTCGGTCCGCACGCCGAAAAACTGTTCGACGCCATCACTCAGGCCAGCACCGCTGACGAATTGAATCGCGCAGGCGGCAAGGCCGAAGGTTTTGTCCTGGGCCTGGAAAGCACCAAGGCCATCAAAAGCCAGGTCGCCGAATCGCTGTACGTCGCCTATGACGATGCAGCCAGCCAGCGCGCGACCGAACTGGCTTAACCGCCGAACGTCACGGTGGCGAGCATCAGTTTGGCGTAAAGCAGCGTCGCACCCAGCTGCACCAGCCACAAGGCCAGGCCGCCGAGGAACACACCCGCAGCCACTTGCAGCACCAGGTTACTGCTGCGTTTGGCCGGGACGCGGGGGATGAAGTCATTCAGGTCATCCAGGTCATCGCGCTCAGCGCGCAGGTCATCGTTTTTCATGTGGGTTCTCGTCAGAATTCCGGAATGTACATAGAACTTGTGGAAGCGGGCTGGCCCGCGATAGGGCCCTCACATTCAACACAGTTGTTGGTTGACCGGCCACCATCACGGGCAAGCCCGGCTCCCACAGTAATATGATGTGCAGTCTAGAGCGCTCGACCATGAGGTTGAGAATTATCTGAGCCAATAAAAAAACGGGAAGCCCAGAGGCTTCCCGTTTTTCGTATTACCGTACGACTCAGATCACCGCAACGATGGCCTTGGTCACGACATCAATGTTGTTCTGGTTCAACGCGGCGACGCAGATGCGGCCGGTGTCCAGGGCATAGATGCCGAACTCGTTGCGCAGACGGGTGACTTGCTCAACCGTCAGGCCGGAGTAGGAGAACATGCCGCGCTGACGCCCCACAAAGCTGAAATCGCGCTGTGGCGCGTTTTTCGCCAGCAGGTCAACCATCTGGGTGCGCATGCCGCGAATCCGCAGGCGCATTTCGGCCAGTTCTTCTTCCCACTTGGCGCGCAGCTCCGGGCTGTTCAGCACAGCGGCGACGATGCTTGCACCGTGGGTCGGCGGGTTGGAGTAGTTGGTGCGGATCACGCGTTTGACTTGCGACAGCACGCGCGCGCTTTCCTCTTTCGATTCGCTGACGATCGACAGGGCGCCCACGCGCTCGCCGTACAGCGAGAAGGATTTGGAGAACGAGCTGGAAACGAAGAAGGTCAGGTCCGATTCAGCGAACAGACGCACGGCGGCGGCGTCTTCGTCGATGCCATCGCCAAAGCCCTGGTAGGCCATGTCGAGGAACGGTACGTGACCCTTGGCCTTCACGGCTTCCAGAACGTTTTTCCAGTCCGCCGGGCTCAGGTCCACGCCGGTCGGGTTGTGGCAGCAGGCGTGCAGCACAACGATCGAGCCGTTCGGCAGGGCGTTCAGGTCTTCCAGCAGGCCGACACGGTTAACGTCGTGGGTCGCGGCGTCGTAGTAGCGATAGTTCTGCACCGGGAAACCGGCGGTTTCGAACAGCGCGCGGTGGTTTTCCCAGCTTGGGTCGCTGATCGCCACGACAGCGTTCGGCAGCAGTTGCTTGAGGAAGTCGGCACCGATTTTCAGTGCGCCAGTACCGCCAACGGCCTGAGTGGTGATGACACGGCCAGCAGCGATCAGCGGCGAGTCATTGCCAAACAGCAGTTTCTGAACGGCCTGGTCGTAAGCCGCGATGCCATCGATCGGCAAGTAGCCACGGGAAGCGTGTTGAGCGACGCGAATCGTCTCGGCTTCGACAACGGCGCGCAGGAGTGGAATTCGCCCCTCCTCGTTGCAGTAAACACCGACCCCCAGGTTGACCTTGTTGGTACGGGTATCGGCGTTGAATGCTTCGTTGAGGCCCAGGATTGGATCGCGTGGTGCCATTTCGACAGCGGAGAACAGGCTCATTTTTGCGGCGGCTCTGAATGGAGAGTGGAGGGACGTGTCGCGCTCCAGCCGAATGCACTAGAGCGGTGCACAAACGGGGAGCTAGTATAGAGGTCATCTGCGATTGATGGCGACAGTCGATTTGGCTTTTACCGTAAGTTTTCCCGATTATTTTTCGACCGTTAGTCGATTGATCCCGTCAAAGACTTCAAGGGATGTAGGACGTTTGCCTTGAAAGCGAGGGCAATCGGCTCCACATTGAGCGCAATCCAGTTTTTTCCTCGGGCGACGTCGGTCGTTTGTGGTCTTTTTCGTAGCTGTCCGGCTTGACCGGACGGGCGCGACCCAGAGGGTATTTCATGTCTGAATTCCAGCTAGTCACCCGCTTCGAGCCCGCCGGCGATCAGCCGGAAGCCATTCGCCTGATGGTCGAGGGCATTGAAGCCGGGCTGGCGCACCAGACATTGCTCGGTGTGACCGGCTCGGGCAAGACGTTCAGCATTGCCAACGTCATCGCCCAGGTTCAGCGCCCGACACTGGTGCTGGCGCCGAACAAGACCCTGGCCGCGCAGTTGTACGGTGAATTCAAGGCGTTTTTTCCGAACAACGCCGTCGAATACTTCGTGTCCTACTACGACTACTACCAGCCCGAAGCCTACGTGCCGTCCTCGGACACCTTCATCGAGAAAGACGCCTCGATCAACGATCACATCGAGCAGATGCGACTCTCGGCGACCAAAGCGTTGCTGGAGCGCAAGGACGCGATCATCGTCACCACGGTGTCGTGCATCTATGGTCTGGGCAGTCCGGAAACCTATTTGAAAATGGTGCTGCACGTGGATCGGGGTGACAAGCTCGATCAGCGCGCTTTACTGCGTCGCCTGGCGGACCTGCAATACACCCGCAACGACATGGATTTCGCCCGAGCGACCTTCCGCGTGCGCGGTGATGTGATCGACATCCACCCGGCAGAATCCGATTTCGAAGCGATCCGCATCGAGCTGTTCGATGACGAAGTCGAGAGCCTGTCGGCCTTCGATCCGCTGACCGGCGAGGTGATTCGCAAGCTGCCGCGCTTCACCTTCTACCCGAAAAGCCACTACGTGACGCCGCGAGAAACCCTGCTCGGCGCCATTGAAGGGATCAAGGTCGAGTTGCAGGAGCGCCTGGAATACCTGCGCTCCAACAACAAACTGGTGGAAGCGCAACGTCTTGAGCAACGCACGCGCTTCGACCTCGAGATGATCCTCGAGCTGGGCTATTGCAACGGCATCGAAAACTACTCGCGCTACCTCTCGGGCCGTGCGTCCGGCGAGGCGCCGCCGACCTTGTTCGATTACTTGCCGGCCGACGCCTTGTTGGTGATCGACGAATCCCACGTCAGCGTGCCGCAGGTCGGTGCCATGTATAAGGGCGACCGCTCACGTAAGGAAACGCTGGTGGAGTACGGCTTCCGTCTGCCCTCGGCGCTGGACAACCGGCCGATGCGTTTCGACGAGTTCGAAGGCATCAGCCCGCAGACGATTTTTGTCTCGGCCACGCCGGGCAACTACGAGGCTGAACATGCGGGCCGGGTGGTCGAGCAACTGGTGCGCCCGACCGGTCTCGTGGACCCGCAAATCGAAATCCGTCCGGCGCTGACTCAGGTCGACGATTTGCTGTCGGAAATCACCAAGCGCGTCGCCCTCGAAGAGCGGGTGTTGGTCACCACGCTGACCAAGCGCATGTCCGAAGACTTGACCGATTACCTGGCCGACCACGGCGTGCGGGTGCGTTATCTGCACTCGGACATCGACACCGTGGAACGGGTCGAAATCATTCGCGATTTGCGACTCGGAACCTTTGATGTGCTGGTGGGGATCAACCTGCTGCGTGAAGGCCTGGACATGCCGGAGGTCTCGCTGGTGGCGATCCTTGATGCGGACAAGGAGGGCTTCCTGCGTTCCGAGCGCTCGCTGATCCAGACCATCGGTCGCGCGGCGCGTAACCTCAACGGTCGGGCGATTCTGTACGCGGACCGCATTACCGGCTCCATGGAGCGGGCCATCGGTGAAACCGAACGTCGACGCGACAAGCAGATTGCCTTCAACCTGGCCAACGGCATTACGCCGAAAGGTGTGTTCAAGGACGTTGCCGACATCATGGAAGGCGCCACCGTGCCAGGCTCGCGCAGCAAGAAGCGCAAGGGCATGGCCAAGGCCGCCGAGGAAAGCGCCAAGTACGAAGCGGAATTGCGTTCGCCGGGAGAGGTCGCCAAGCGCATCAAGGCCCTGGAAGAGAAGATGTACGCCTTGGCGCGCGACCTGGAATTCGAAGCGGCGGCGCAGATGCGCGATGAAATTACCAAGCTGCGGGAGCGGTTGATTGCTGTTTGAGATTTGCAGTGCCTGTCAGGCCGCCATCGCGAGCAGGCTCGCTCCCACAGTTGACCCAGTCAGCGCGATCCAATGTGGGAGCGAGCCTGCTCGCGATGAGGCCAGTCTTGACGACACAATACTCAACTAGTGCGCCTCGCCAGCCTTCAACCCCGCCGGTAATTGCTTGGTCAGCAACACCGCAATCATGCTGATCCCCAGCGCAATCCCGACAAAATGAAACGCATCGTTATAAGCCATGATCGACGCCTGTTGATGGGCGATCTCACTGAGCTTGCCCAGCGCCGCCGTTTCACTGCCAAACCGGTCGGTCAGCGACGCCATGCGCTCGGCGACCTGCGGGTTGCTCGGCACGATGGATTCACGCAAATAATCAAAGTAGGTCTTGGTCCGCGCATCCAGCAAGGTGGCGAGGAGGGCGATGCCGATTGCGCCGCCGAGGTTGCGCAGGATGTTGAACAGGCTCGACGCCGAGCCCGCATCCTGCGGCAGGATGTACGCGGTGGCGATCAGCGAGATGGTCACCATGATCAGCGGCTGGCCGAGTGCGCGGATGATCTGGATCTGATTGAACTGCGGTCCGGCAAAGTCCGGGTTCAGCACACCCGAGGAAAAACTCGCCAGGCCGAACAACCCGAAGCCCAGCGTGCACAGCCATTTCGGCGAGACGTATTTCATCAGCTTGGGCACCAGCGGAATCAGGAACAGCTGTGGCACGCCCATCCACATGATCACTTCGCCGATCTGCAGGGCGTTATAGTTCTGGATCTGCGCCAGGTACAGCGGCAACAGAAAGATCGAGCCGTACAGCCCGACGCCCATTCCCAGGCTGGAAATACTCGAT
This DNA window, taken from Pseudomonas fluorescens NCIMB 11764, encodes the following:
- a CDS encoding amino acid aminotransferase → MSLFSAVEMAPRDPILGLNEAFNADTRTNKVNLGVGVYCNEEGRIPLLRAVVEAETIRVAQHASRGYLPIDGIAAYDQAVQKLLFGNDSPLIAAGRVITTQAVGGTGALKIGADFLKQLLPNAVVAISDPSWENHRALFETAGFPVQNYRYYDAATHDVNRVGLLEDLNALPNGSIVVLHACCHNPTGVDLSPADWKNVLEAVKAKGHVPFLDMAYQGFGDGIDEDAAAVRLFAESDLTFFVSSSFSKSFSLYGERVGALSIVSESKEESARVLSQVKRVIRTNYSNPPTHGASIVAAVLNSPELRAKWEEELAEMRLRIRGMRTQMVDLLAKNAPQRDFSFVGRQRGMFSYSGLTVEQVTRLRNEFGIYALDTGRICVAALNQNNIDVVTKAIVAVI
- the uvrB gene encoding excinuclease ABC subunit UvrB → MSEFQLVTRFEPAGDQPEAIRLMVEGIEAGLAHQTLLGVTGSGKTFSIANVIAQVQRPTLVLAPNKTLAAQLYGEFKAFFPNNAVEYFVSYYDYYQPEAYVPSSDTFIEKDASINDHIEQMRLSATKALLERKDAIIVTTVSCIYGLGSPETYLKMVLHVDRGDKLDQRALLRRLADLQYTRNDMDFARATFRVRGDVIDIHPAESDFEAIRIELFDDEVESLSAFDPLTGEVIRKLPRFTFYPKSHYVTPRETLLGAIEGIKVELQERLEYLRSNNKLVEAQRLEQRTRFDLEMILELGYCNGIENYSRYLSGRASGEAPPTLFDYLPADALLVIDESHVSVPQVGAMYKGDRSRKETLVEYGFRLPSALDNRPMRFDEFEGISPQTIFVSATPGNYEAEHAGRVVEQLVRPTGLVDPQIEIRPALTQVDDLLSEITKRVALEERVLVTTLTKRMSEDLTDYLADHGVRVRYLHSDIDTVERVEIIRDLRLGTFDVLVGINLLREGLDMPEVSLVAILDADKEGFLRSERSLIQTIGRAARNLNGRAILYADRITGSMERAIGETERRRDKQIAFNLANGITPKGVFKDVADIMEGATVPGSRSKKRKGMAKAAEESAKYEAELRSPGEVAKRIKALEEKMYALARDLEFEAAAQMRDEITKLRERLIAV